Below is a window of Vicinamibacterales bacterium DNA.
GGTCAGCGCGCGCTGATCCGCTTTGAGCGCCGGAGACACGAAGCGCACGCTGGCCGTGAAGACTTCTCCCGGATACGCGTCGACCGTGAGGCGCACCGCCTGTCCGGCCTTCACCTGCGAGAGGTACTGCTCCGGAACCGTGAGTTCGACCCGGACCGGGTCGATGCGGACGACCGTGGCCACCTTCATCCCGCGCGAGACGTAGTCGCCGGTGCTGACCAGGCGTTCGGCGACGATGCCGGTGAACGGCGCGCGGACGACGGTATCGGCCGCCGACTTGCGCGCGAGATCGACGCGGGCCCGCGCCGCCTGGAGCGAGCGGTACGACTGCTGTGCGGTGTTCTGCGCCGCCTGGTACTGCTGGCGCGCCGCCTGCACCTGCGTGAGCCGCTGATCGTATTCGGCCTGCGAGACGACTTTCTGCTCGAGCAGCGACTTGATGCGGTTGAAGTCCGCCTCGGCCCAGTCGAGCGACGCCTTCGCGTTCAGCACGTCCGGCACCTTCGACGGATCGAACGGCTGTCCGGCCGCGAGGCCGAGGCGCGCCTCGAGCTGCGCCGCGTTGGCGTCCGCTTCACGGAGCGACGCGTCCGCCTCGGTGGCCGACACGCGGACGAGCACCGTACCGGCGGTCACGCGTGTGCCCCGCTCGACGGGCGTGCCGATGACGCGTCCGGCGGTTTCGGCGGCGACGTCAGCCTGTTCGTCCGCCGCCAGCGAGCCGGTCACGCGGATGAAGCGATCGATCGTCTGGCCCTGAACCTGGGCGGGGCGGATGGCCACCGGCGCCGGCTCCGGCGGCGCCGCGGCGCTGGTCTGGGTGCCGCTGCACGCGGCGGTCGAGAGCGCCGCCGCGATGGCGGCGCCGGGCAGAATGGAACGGCGGAACGAACGAATCATGACGGCTTGTCCTCACTCGCAGGGGTTTCGCGATGAATGCAGAGCGGCAGACTGATGTTGCGGCCCGCCCCTGCCTGCAGGCCGATGAGCACGGTGTCGACGGTGGCGCGGGCGAGCACGTCCGCGTTCTCGCCGGGGGCGAGGCGATCGCAGAGGTTGAGCGTCGCGGCGCCGTGGACCGCCGTCAGCAGCAGGCGGAACACGGTATTGGGATCGGTGTCGGCCGGGCAGGCGCCGGCGTCGATCGCCTGCTGGATGCGATCGATCATGTCGTGCTTCATCTCGCTGACGAAGCCGAAGCGGGACCAGTCGCGGCTGATCCGGGGCACGCTGCGATCGAGGAACATCAGCGCGAAGTACTCGGGATGCTCCTTGCTGAACTCGTAGTAGCGCAGGAACATCGCCCGGAGCTTCTCGACCGGGTCGTCGGTGGCCGGGCGCGGCGTGCCGCCGTATTGAAAGAGGAGGCGGAACCCTTCGTCGGCGAGGGCGAAGAAGATGTCGTCCTTGCTGGGGAAGTAGCCGTAAATGGCGGCCGGGCTGTATTCGATGCGCTCGGCGATCTTGCGAATCGACACCTCGTGGTAGCCGTGCGTGACGAAGAGCTCGCGCGCGGCGTCCAGAATGGCCCTGGCGACCGTTTCCCGCTCCCGTTCCTGACGTTCTTTGACACCCAAGTTATTGATCCCTTTGGCCTTACAGCCGATTTACGGCCCCGCTGAACGGCGTTCACTGAACAGTGTTCAGCAGTCTAACAGCGTTAGACGTCCGGTCAAGCGCGACGGTTCCAAAATGGGGACAGTCCCCTTTTCCCTTTTCCACCCTCCGGAAAAGGGGACTGTCCCCGTTTCCCGGGCCCGCCGCCGCGAAGGTGGGTATCCTTCCGTCTATGACTCAACGCTTGTCCGACGAAAGCATTACGCGGCAGTTGTCAGGGCTGAATGGCTGGACCCGCGACGGCGACGCCATCCGGAAGCAGTTCACCCTCGGCGGCTTTCCCGACGCAGTCGCGTTCGTGATCCGGCTGGCGTTCGACGCCGAAGCCGCCGATCATCACCCCGACATCACCATCAACTACCGGAAGGTGACGCTGTCGTTCTCCACCCACAGCGCCGGCGGGCTGACGCAGAAAGACTTCGACGGCGCCAGACAAGTGGAAGCGTTGATCTGACGTGACGCAGCTCAAGAACACGTACACGTCGCGCGAGGTCGCCGACCTCACCGGCCTGACCGCCCGGCAGCTCCAGTGGTGGGACGACAAGCGGCTGTTCGCAGCGCACATCGCGCCCAGGCGGACGGCGCGCGGCGGCTACACCGAGCGCCGCTACACGCCGGTCGATCTGCTGGAGCTGCTCGTCCTCGCGGAGCTGCGGCGCCAGGGCGTGTCGGCCGCGCAACTTCGCCGCCTGCTCGAGACGCTGCGTGCGCGATTCGGCGTCCGCCTGTTCGAAACGATCGGCGGCGGCGGTCCGCTGACGCTGCTCACCGACGGCCGCGACGTGTACGGCCGCACCGCGCAGGGCGAGGTCTACAACCTGCTGCGCGATCCGCTGCAGCCGCTGCTGATGCTCGCCGGCGGCGACGCGCTCCGCGAGCTCAGCGCGCGGGCGAAGACACGGCGGCGCAAACCGCGGCCCCGAGCGCGGCCCACCGCGTAGCGCGTCGTGAACGGATGCTGCTAGGAGATCGGGAAGATTTTGTCGAGACCGTCGGCGGGACGAGGGATGACGTGAACGCCCACCAGTTCGCCGACGCGCCGCGCCGCCGCCGCGCCGGCGTCCGTCGCCGCCTTGACCGAGGCGACGTCGCCGCGGACGATCGCGGTCACCAGACCGGCGTCCACTTTCTGCCAGCCGACGAAGACGACGTTGGCGGTCTTCACCATAGCGTCGGCCGCTTCGATCATCCCGACCAGCCCGCGCGTCTCGACGAGACCCAGCGCTTCGCCGGGCAGATCCTTTGCCATGGGACGTCGATTCTACGTGATCCGGCCGCGCGCCGCCACCGCCACCTGCTCGATCACCTCGTCGCCGTCGACCAGCCACACGTGGTCGACCAGGTTCGACACGACACACGAATGATTCGGGACGATGCGGACGAGGCCGCCGGTGGCCAGCCGCGTGTCCCCCTCGAGCACGCGCACGTTGGCGTGCTCCTCCGACAGGCGCTCGACGACGAGTGACACGTCCGGCTCCGCGGCCAGCACGTCGCGCAGGATGGCGCCGTATCCCGGCATATCGCTGAAGCCGCGCGCGAGATCGTTCGTCAGCGTCTTGCTCCCGCTGTCGAGAATCACCCGCTCCGGCGCCGGCCGGCTGACGACGCGGGCGAGCACGGTGAGCGCGCAGTCGTCCCAGGCTGCCGCGCCCAGCCCGACCTGCGTCCGATCGAAGTAGGCGTAATTCCCCGGACGGATCTCCGTGATGCCGTCCTCGTCGACCGAGAACCGCGCGGTCGGCGTCGCGCCGACGCTGATCTCGCTGCACCGGATCTGCGCGGCGGCGGCGAGGTCGCGAAGGATTTCCGCCTCCCGGATCGCGACGTCGCGGACCTCGCGCTCGGATCTGGCGCCGTAGCCGTGCCCGGCGTGGCTCAGCAGGCCGCGAAACACGAGTCCGGGCATCGACGCGATCGCGCGCACCGTCCCCGGTGCCGACCGCGCGTCCGGATCGATACCGCAGCGGTGAAAGCCGACGTCGACCTTGATCAGGATCTCCAGCCGGCGGCCGCGGGCGACGGCGAGGTCGGACCAGGCCTGCGCCACCGCAGGATCGTCGACGATGAACGACAGGGTGACGCGCTCCGCCAGCGCGAACACGCGATCCGCGTTGACCGGATGCAGCGGATAGGGCAGCCGGATGTCGTTGATCCCGGCGTCGGCGAACACTTCCGCTTCGCCGAGCTTGGCGCAGCAGATGCCGACGGCGCCGCGCTGCACCTGCAGCGCCGCGACTGCCGTGGACTTGTGCGTCTTGGCGTGCGGCCGCAGCCGGACGCCGCGCGCGTTCGCCATCGCCTGCATGCGCGAGAGATTCCGGGTGAGCCGCGACGAGTCGATCAGAACGGCTGGTGTCGGGAGTTCAACGATGCGCATCAGCGGAAGCGTGTGGGCTGGTCGAGATCCGGCAGGTTGCCGTCCGCGTCTTCGGGATCGCGCGCCGCGGCCTTCTCCTCGACGATGAGCTCGATGGCGTTGCGCTTGTCCTGATTGAGCAGATCGTATATCGCGCCGGACGCGGCGGGCCCGACCCCCGAGGATCCGCGACCGCCGCCGTCGCCGGAAAGCACGGCGATCGCGATCACCACCAGGACGAGCAGTGCCACCCCCCAGACGGCCGCCGCCGCGAAGTCACCACTCACGCACGACCAGATTATCCGATTCCGGAGCCGCGGATCCGAGCCGAGAGCCGGCGCCCGGCTTGACTCCCCGCTATCCGCGGCCGATCACGCCAAGGGCCTCCGGCCTGGTGAATCCGGGGAAGATCCGGCGTGTATCGGTGACGCCGAGGTGGCCGCGGACCACTTCCGCGAACACGCTGCGGAAATCCGTCGTCACCGCCAGATCCCGGCCATCGTAGCGCTGCTCGCGCGCGAGTCCCGGCCAGCGGCCGTAGACCTTTCCGCCGCGCACGCCGCCGCCGCCGATGACGAGCATGGCGTTGCCGTGGCCGTGATCGGTGCCGCGGTTTCCATTCTCCGCGACGGCGCGGCCGAACTCGCTCATGGTGAGGATGACCACGTCGGCCATCCGATCGCCGAGGTCGCGGGTCAGCGCCGCGATGCCGCGGCCGAAATCATCCAGCCGCCGCGCCAGCTCGCCGGCCGACGCTCCCTGGTTGGCGTGGGTGTCCCAGCCTCCCGCCTCCGCAAACGCGATCTCGAGGCCGACGTCCGCCTTGATCAACTGCGCGATCTGGCGCAGCGCCTCGCCGTAGCCGGTGCGCGGATAGTCGGCGCCGTTCTCAGGACGATACTTCGCCGGGTCCGCGGATTTCAGCATCCGCACCGCGTCGAACGCCTGTCCGCCGGTGCGATTCAGCACCGCGTCGGCCGCCGCGGCGTACTCGGATTCGAACGACGCCTGCATCGTGTCCGTCGCCTGGCCGGCGCGGATCCCGAACTGCCCGAGTTGCGAGATCGCCAGCGCCGGCGCGGTGCCGTGCAGCGCGCGCGGCAGTTGGCCGCCGAGCGCGACGGCGCGGAACGGCGTCGCCTCGGCGTGCTCGCGCGCATGCAGGCAACGATTGAGCCAGCCGTCCTGCGTGCTCTTGACGCCCGGCGTCGCCGTCTCCATGTAGTCCTGCGCGTCGAAATGCGATCGCGTCGGATCGGTCGACCCCGACGCGTGGACGATCGCGAGCTGCCGGGCGTCCCACAGCGGCTTCAGCGGCGCCAGCCGCGGGTGCAGGCCGAAGAATCCGTCGAGATCGATCGCCCCGTCGTCGGCGCCGGGCCGCGGGATCGCGATGCTGGGGCGGGCGGCGTAATACTCCCCCTCGCCGAACGGCACGACCATGTTCAGACCGTCCACCGCGCCGCGCTGGAAGATGGCGATGAGGATCTTGCGGCGCGCGGCGGCCGCTTCGGCGGTCCGCTCCAGGAAGGCGGGCGCGAAGCCCAGACTGAGGAGCGCGAGCCCGCCGTTCTTCATGAACACGCGTCTGGACAGCATGGCTACCTCCGCTGGAACTCCGGAGAACCGAGGGTGAGCGCCGCGGTCTGCCGCGGATCGGCGGCCTTCGCAATCGTCGCGGCGGTCGCCGCCGACACGTCCCCTCCGAGCGCGGCCCCGGCCGCGCCGCTGCCGGGGCGTACGCCGCGCATGCGGCCGCTGACGAGCTGCAGGGCGAAGTTCATGCGGTTCAGCAAGGCGCCGGTATTGACCCACGCGTCGGCGCGATCGGCATATCCGGTCGGCGGCTGACACATGTAGAGCGGCATGCCGAGCTGACGCACCGCCTGCACCAGCGGCTCCGCTTCGAACACATCGGTCCCGGTCGCGCGCACGGCCGACACCACGAACTCGAACGGCGTCTTCACCTTCGCCCGGTACGCCGGCGGCGCGAAGAACTCCGGCGACGTCAGGATCGTCCGGACCACTTCGCGGATGTCGCCGCCGGTGTCGCGGAACCGCCCGGCGGCACGCGCGACGAGCGCCGGCGGCGGCGTATCGGCGACGAACCGCCGCACCAGCTTCGTCGCGATGAACGTCGCCGTCGAGGGATGCGATGCGAGGATGTCGAGCACGCGCTCGCCATCCGACTGCCCGCCCCCGGCCTTGATGGTGCGGCCGAGCACCACCTTCTCGCCGCCGTCGTGCAGCCGCTCGTCGAAACGGAACCCGCCGCCGAGGCGCGGCTGATCGATCGTCCATCCGGTGAACGCGCGCGCGACGTTGACGACGTCCTGCTGCGTGTAGCCGCCGTCGACGCCGAGCGTGTGCAGCTCCATCAGCTCGCGGCCGTAGTTCTCGTTGAGACCGCGCTGCGGCCGCCGTTGACCGCCCCGGGTCAGGAGCCCGGCGCGCTGTCCGCCGGGGCGAGCCGCGGGTCCGGCGCTCTGCCAGTTGTCGAGATAGAAGAGCATGGCCGGGCTCTTCGCGGTGGCGCCGAGCAGGTCGCGGAATCTGCCGAAGACGTGCGGCCGTATCGCGTCGCGCTCGTAGGCGGTGACGTGATTCATCGTCGCCCCCTTGCCCGCGAACACGTTGAAGTGATTGAACCAGAAGTCGACCATCACTTCCTCCAGCTGACGTTCGCTGAAGGCGGCGCGGAGGACCTTCTGCTCCGAGAGTTCGACCAGCACCTGCCGGGCCTTGCGGGCCGCCTGCATCTCTTCAGGCGTCCGCGCCGGCGGCGCGTCCATCGTCATGGTGTCGGGCGCGGGGCGCGCGTTCGCGGCGCGGCGCGCGTCGAGCGCCGGTATGAAGTACCCCGATGCGAGCTCGCGCGGCGACATCCGCAGCGTTTCGAGCGCCGCGAGGCGGGCATCCACGTCCCGATCGTCGATGCTGTGGGGGCGCAACTGGCGCTCGATGTACGCGGCGATCCCCTCTTCGCGCACGCGCTCCACGTCACCGGGCCGCGCCCCGAAGCCGGTCCGGTTGAGGACGTGCAGGATCGCCTTGTCGTCGGGCTTTGCCGGGATGGCGGAGCGCTGCTGCTCCGCTCCGGCGACGGTTGCCACGGCCAGGGCCGCCGCGGCCAGGCGTGTGATCGACCTCATGCTCCCTTAGACCGGGAAGGGGCCGGCCGGGTTGAACCGGACCGGCGTTTCCAGGACTGCTCACTTCTGCATGAATCTGCGCCACTGATCGACCAGCGCCTGCTGCGGCCCCTTCGCCGCGGCATAGGCGTCGGCGTAGCGATTGAACAGGGCGGTGTCGCCGTCCGCTGTGGCGAGCGTTTTGCCGGAGCTTCGCGCTTCGTAGAGCGCGCGCAGCACGAGCAGCAGACGCTCGTGATCCGCCGGATGGGTTGCGAGGTACGGCTCCAGTACCTTCACCGCTTCGCCGGGCTGGTTCGCCATCACCAGCGCGGTGCCGAGGCGCAGCGCGACGTCGTCGTTCGCGGGCCAGAGCGATCGCGCCTCGGTGAGAATGTCGATCGCCTGATCGACGTCGCGCATCCGCAGCAGCGCGTCGCCGAGCAGGGTGAAGATGAACGGCGCGCTCGATTCGGTGATCAGCGACGTCTGCCACGCGCCCGCCGCCTCCCGATCGCGTCCGCCGGCGGCGTAGCAGGCGCCGAGGTAGAACGCCGCCGAATAGAACTCGGAGTCGAGGCGGAGCGCCTCGCGGAACCTGACCAGCGCGCCATTGAGATCGCCGCGGTGCAGGAGCACGATCCCCTTCAGGAAGACGGCCGCGAGCTGATCGTCGCCCGCCCGCTCCAGCGACGTCATCGCCTCGTCGAACCGCCCCGCGCGGACGCTGGCCAGCGCCGGCTTCACCGCCGCCGCGCTCGCCGCCGCGGTGGCGCTCAGCCGGTCGAGGAAGAATCCGAGCACTTGCGGCGTGAGCACCGCTGCCTTGTCGAAGTTCTCGATTCGCGACGAGAACGCGATGGTCGTGGACGCGGGCAGCGGCGCGTTCGTCGCCCCCGGCGCCGTCAGCGTGCGCGCGGCGCGCGCGATGCGGAAGGGCCGGACGACCTGCCCGACCCTCCGGCCGCCGACCGAGACCACGGCGCGCGCGACGTACTCCCCGGGCGGAAGCAGTCCGATTGGCACGCCCGCCTCGGCGGCGCGGCGATTGGCTTCCGGCGTCTGCTGCAGGCGCGCCGCGGTGCTGTCGAGCGCGCGCGACCCCTCGTTCGGCGCGACTTCCATGACGACCGTCGCCGAGCGCAGTTGCTCGGGCACCTCCGAGAACAGCTCGAGATACGCGTGCAGCTCGTCACCGGTGAAGTCGGCGGCGACGGCGGGAGGCAGACCGTCCGTTCCGCGGACGGTGTTGTCCGCGATCAACAGATCCGTGGCGTGCAGCTGGCCGAAGGCATTGATCCTGGCGACCAGCGTTCGCTCGACGCTGCCGCGCTTGCCGTTCGCGTCGACGACCGCGATCTTCAACGTGTAGGTGCCGGGAGGGGCGATTGCGGCGCCGATGTACTTCTGGATCTTCGATCGCGGATCGATCGGGTTCTGCAGCGCCGGCTCGAGCTGGCTGGTGACGAGCTTGCCCTTGTCGTCGAACATCATGTAGCCCAGCGCCAGCGCGCCGTCGGCGTTGAGCGACCGGTCGATGTCGGTGACGAGGATCACCTTCAGCCGCGAGGATTCCGTGTCCCGGAAGGTGTAGGTGGTCGCCTTCATCGGGATGTCGCCGGCCAGGAGCGGAGCGCGCAGCGTGTCGAGCACGAGATCGCCGGACGACTTCGCTGCCGTCGCGCCGACGCTGAACTCGCGCCGCGAGCGCAGCAGCAGATCGCCGCGGCGGACGTCGATCCTGATCCGGTGCGGCCGGCCGTCGCGGTCGCCGGGCTCGGGCTCGAAGCTGAGAAGGTAGTATCCCGACAGTTCGAGCGCCAGCCGCTGGAACGCGAAGTCGGCGTTCGCCACGACACGGAAGACGTCGCCGCGCGCCATGCCGGCGAGCTGATCGAGGCCGCGGCGGAGGATCTCGCGGTCCGCCCCGCGGGACGGCGAGGTGCGGCTCGAGGAGGCGTCCATCTCGGGCGGCTCCACCTGCAGCACGTACAGCGCGACGTGCGCTGCCGACGCGCGCGGCCCCACCCAGCTGATGTCCGCAATCTCGCGATCGATGAGCAGTCCTTCCGAGATGAACACGATCGTCTTCGGCGTGTCGCTGGTGGCGAGGCGCTCGAACAGATAGCGCAGCGCGGTCATCGAATTGCGCGTGCGCTCGCGCGAGATCGACAACAGCTGTTCGGCCTCGTTGGACAGCAACTGCAGGCACGATTCCCGGGTGATCGACATCAGGTCGGTCGAACACTCCCGATCCACGACGGAGGATGTCGTCATCTGATCGCCGCGCTGGAACGCCAGCGCCTCGGCGACGCCGACGCGCTGCGGACCCGAGCGCTCCGTCGCCTGCCCGACGACGCGCTCCAGCAGGGTCTGCACCAGGGCGTGATGGGCGGTGAAGTCGATCTGCGCGTCGGCGCCGGGAATCGTGACCAGTGCGACGCGATCCGATCGGTTGAGACGCCCCACGAAACGCTTCGCCGCTTCGATCGCGGGCCTGCCGCCGCCGGCCGAGATGTTGCCGGTGTCGATCACCAGCACGAACAGCCGGCCGCCGCTCGCGCCGCTGTTCGAGTCGAACTCGCGCGGCGCGGGCGGCGCCTCCGCGGCCGCGCGCTCGACCGCGATGAACTGCGCGGAGGCGATGCGCCGCGGCTTGCCATCGACTTCCAGCGTGAAGTCGCTGGCGTTCAGATCGGGCACGGGCCGGCCGTTGCGATCGATGACGCTGACGTCCACGGGGACCAGATCGACCGACGACCGGAAGGTCGTGCGCGGCGGCTGCTGTGGGTCCTGCCCCGGCGCCGATGCGAGAAGCAGCGCGGCGGCGAGGACGGCGAGGCCCTTCATGGCGGTGAGTCTACTTTGGATCGGAGCGGGCGATCCGGTAACCGAGGCGGGCCCGCACCGCGTAGTCGCGCCCCGGGACCTCGACCCGAATCCGGTGCCACTCGCCGTCGCGCGCGTGGTCCGGCGCAGGGTAGCCGAGCAGATACTGATGCCGCAGATCCTGAACGATCTCCTCGAAGATCGCCTCCAACCGCGCGTCGTTGCCGGAGAAAAAAGCCCGTCCGCCGCTGCCCTCGGCGAGTTTCCGCATCAACTGCTGCAGCGCCGGCGCCCGGAGTGCCCGCCCCTGGCCGATCATGTAGACGGTCGCGTCCGAAGCCTCGGCGCGCTGCAGCACCGCCGCCATCGACGCGCGGCTCGACTGATCCTCGCCATCGCTGAACACCAGCAGCGAGCGCCGGCCGGCCTGGCGGCCGAGCAGGTCGAAGGCGTGGATGACGACGTCGTACAGCGCCGTGCCGCCGAACGGGGCGAGCCGCGCGACCGCGCGCTCGCGCACGGCGCGATCCGTCGAGCGGCGGGCCAGGGTGAAGATGCTGTCGTTGAACCCGAGCACCGTCACCTGATCGGTGCCGCGCAATTGCGACAGGAATCGCGTGGCGTGGCGCTTCACGCCCGGCAGCGCCTCCGTCATGCTGGAGCTCACGTCGATCGCCGCGACCAGCTCCAGCGGAATGTTCTCGACCTGGAACGTCGTAAGCCGCTGCGGCCGGTCGTCTTCGTAGACGCGGAAGTCCGCCGCCTGCAGCCCGGTCACGAAGCGGCCGCTCGCATCCGTGACGACGGCGGTGACCTGGACGACGTCCACGTCGACCGTTTCGGCGAACTCGACGCCTTTGGTGCGGGCGCTGGCGACCAGCTGCGATCCGCCGGCGAGCACCGCAACCGCGCGGATGACGTGCTCCTCGATCCGGCTGCCGGCGTCCCAGTCGCAGGCAAACGGCGGCGCTTCAGCGGTGCACACCAGACGCCCGTCGGCGAACCACCGGACCTGCTTCACCCTGGCGGCGAGGTCGAGCGGCTCGAACGCAATCGTGAGGCGGACCGGGCCGGTCAGATACCCGCCGTCGAGAGGCGAGGTGATCGTCGCGCTCTGCTGCGCGCCGGCGCCGATCGCCAGCGCGGCGACAGCCGCGGCGGCCACGGCGAACGGCCGGATCACCGCGCGCCTCTCGGCGTCAGCGGCCCTGCAACGGTCAGCGCGGCCACGTAGTCGATGAACCGATCCTCGGGCAGCTCCCGCACCGCGA
It encodes the following:
- a CDS encoding DUF1501 domain-containing protein, giving the protein MLSRRVFMKNGGLALLSLGFAPAFLERTAEAAAARRKILIAIFQRGAVDGLNMVVPFGEGEYYAARPSIAIPRPGADDGAIDLDGFFGLHPRLAPLKPLWDARQLAIVHASGSTDPTRSHFDAQDYMETATPGVKSTQDGWLNRCLHAREHAEATPFRAVALGGQLPRALHGTAPALAISQLGQFGIRAGQATDTMQASFESEYAAAADAVLNRTGGQAFDAVRMLKSADPAKYRPENGADYPRTGYGEALRQIAQLIKADVGLEIAFAEAGGWDTHANQGASAGELARRLDDFGRGIAALTRDLGDRMADVVILTMSEFGRAVAENGNRGTDHGHGNAMLVIGGGGVRGGKVYGRWPGLAREQRYDGRDLAVTTDFRSVFAEVVRGHLGVTDTRRIFPGFTRPEALGVIGRG
- a CDS encoding BMC domain-containing protein, producing the protein MAKDLPGEALGLVETRGLVGMIEAADAMVKTANVVFVGWQKVDAGLVTAIVRGDVASVKAATDAGAAAARRVGELVGVHVIPRPADGLDKIFPIS
- a CDS encoding VWA domain-containing protein encodes the protein MKGLAVLAAALLLASAPGQDPQQPPRTTFRSSVDLVPVDVSVIDRNGRPVPDLNASDFTLEVDGKPRRIASAQFIAVERAAAEAPPAPREFDSNSGASGGRLFVLVIDTGNISAGGGRPAIEAAKRFVGRLNRSDRVALVTIPGADAQIDFTAHHALVQTLLERVVGQATERSGPQRVGVAEALAFQRGDQMTTSSVVDRECSTDLMSITRESCLQLLSNEAEQLLSISRERTRNSMTALRYLFERLATSDTPKTIVFISEGLLIDREIADISWVGPRASAAHVALYVLQVEPPEMDASSSRTSPSRGADREILRRGLDQLAGMARGDVFRVVANADFAFQRLALELSGYYLLSFEPEPGDRDGRPHRIRIDVRRGDLLLRSRREFSVGATAAKSSGDLVLDTLRAPLLAGDIPMKATTYTFRDTESSRLKVILVTDIDRSLNADGALALGYMMFDDKGKLVTSQLEPALQNPIDPRSKIQKYIGAAIAPPGTYTLKIAVVDANGKRGSVERTLVARINAFGQLHATDLLIADNTVRGTDGLPPAVAADFTGDELHAYLELFSEVPEQLRSATVVMEVAPNEGSRALDSTAARLQQTPEANRRAAEAGVPIGLLPPGEYVARAVVSVGGRRVGQVVRPFRIARAARTLTAPGATNAPLPASTTIAFSSRIENFDKAAVLTPQVLGFFLDRLSATAAASAAAVKPALASVRAGRFDEAMTSLERAGDDQLAAVFLKGIVLLHRGDLNGALVRFREALRLDSEFYSAAFYLGACYAAGGRDREAAGAWQTSLITESSAPFIFTLLGDALLRMRDVDQAIDILTEARSLWPANDDVALRLGTALVMANQPGEAVKVLEPYLATHPADHERLLLVLRALYEARSSGKTLATADGDTALFNRYADAYAAAKGPQQALVDQWRRFMQK
- a CDS encoding DUF1800 domain-containing protein, which encodes MRSITRLAAAALAVATVAGAEQQRSAIPAKPDDKAILHVLNRTGFGARPGDVERVREEGIAAYIERQLRPHSIDDRDVDARLAALETLRMSPRELASGYFIPALDARRAANARPAPDTMTMDAPPARTPEEMQAARKARQVLVELSEQKVLRAAFSERQLEEVMVDFWFNHFNVFAGKGATMNHVTAYERDAIRPHVFGRFRDLLGATAKSPAMLFYLDNWQSAGPAARPGGQRAGLLTRGGQRRPQRGLNENYGRELMELHTLGVDGGYTQQDVVNVARAFTGWTIDQPRLGGGFRFDERLHDGGEKVVLGRTIKAGGGQSDGERVLDILASHPSTATFIATKLVRRFVADTPPPALVARAAGRFRDTGGDIREVVRTILTSPEFFAPPAYRAKVKTPFEFVVSAVRATGTDVFEAEPLVQAVRQLGMPLYMCQPPTGYADRADAWVNTGALLNRMNFALQLVSGRMRGVRPGSGAAGAALGGDVSAATAATIAKAADPRQTAALTLGSPEFQRR
- a CDS encoding MerR family transcriptional regulator; translation: MTQLKNTYTSREVADLTGLTARQLQWWDDKRLFAAHIAPRRTARGGYTERRYTPVDLLELLVLAELRRQGVSAAQLRRLLETLRARFGVRLFETIGGGGPLTLLTDGRDVYGRTAQGEVYNLLRDPLQPLLMLAGGDALRELSARAKTRRRKPRPRARPTA
- a CDS encoding 4a-hydroxytetrahydrobiopterin dehydratase, with translation MTQRLSDESITRQLSGLNGWTRDGDAIRKQFTLGGFPDAVAFVIRLAFDAEAADHHPDITINYRKVTLSFSTHSAGGLTQKDFDGARQVEALI
- a CDS encoding VWA domain-containing protein, with translation MIRPFAVAAAAVAALAIGAGAQQSATITSPLDGGYLTGPVRLTIAFEPLDLAARVKQVRWFADGRLVCTAEAPPFACDWDAGSRIEEHVIRAVAVLAGGSQLVASARTKGVEFAETVDVDVVQVTAVVTDASGRFVTGLQAADFRVYEDDRPQRLTTFQVENIPLELVAAIDVSSSMTEALPGVKRHATRFLSQLRGTDQVTVLGFNDSIFTLARRSTDRAVRERAVARLAPFGGTALYDVVIHAFDLLGRQAGRRSLLVFSDGEDQSSRASMAAVLQRAEASDATVYMIGQGRALRAPALQQLMRKLAEGSGGRAFFSGNDARLEAIFEEIVQDLRHQYLLGYPAPDHARDGEWHRIRVEVPGRDYAVRARLGYRIARSDPK
- a CDS encoding TetR/AcrR family transcriptional regulator — protein: MGVKERQERERETVARAILDAARELFVTHGYHEVSIRKIAERIEYSPAAIYGYFPSKDDIFFALADEGFRLLFQYGGTPRPATDDPVEKLRAMFLRYYEFSKEHPEYFALMFLDRSVPRISRDWSRFGFVSEMKHDMIDRIQQAIDAGACPADTDPNTVFRLLLTAVHGAATLNLCDRLAPGENADVLARATVDTVLIGLQAGAGRNISLPLCIHRETPASEDKPS
- a CDS encoding efflux RND transporter periplasmic adaptor subunit is translated as MIRSFRRSILPGAAIAAALSTAACSGTQTSAAAPPEPAPVAIRPAQVQGQTIDRFIRVTGSLAADEQADVAAETAGRVIGTPVERGTRVTAGTVLVRVSATEADASLREADANAAQLEARLGLAAGQPFDPSKVPDVLNAKASLDWAEADFNRIKSLLEQKVVSQAEYDQRLTQVQAARQQYQAAQNTAQQSYRSLQAARARVDLARKSAADTVVRAPFTGIVAERLVSTGDYVSRGMKVATVVRIDPVRVELTVPEQYLSQVKAGQAVRLTVDAYPGEVFTASVRFVSPALKADQRALTVEAVAPNADGRLKPGLFATALLQQPAPAPALLVPAASVETVAGTSRVYVIAGDNRIEERIVTVGEKVGDRVEIASGVKAGERVAANPRGKLADGVRVQIEG
- a CDS encoding alanine racemase, which gives rise to MRIVELPTPAVLIDSSRLTRNLSRMQAMANARGVRLRPHAKTHKSTAVAALQVQRGAVGICCAKLGEAEVFADAGINDIRLPYPLHPVNADRVFALAERVTLSFIVDDPAVAQAWSDLAVARGRRLEILIKVDVGFHRCGIDPDARSAPGTVRAIASMPGLVFRGLLSHAGHGYGARSEREVRDVAIREAEILRDLAAAAQIRCSEISVGATPTARFSVDEDGITEIRPGNYAYFDRTQVGLGAAAWDDCALTVLARVVSRPAPERVILDSGSKTLTNDLARGFSDMPGYGAILRDVLAAEPDVSLVVERLSEEHANVRVLEGDTRLATGGLVRIVPNHSCVVSNLVDHVWLVDGDEVIEQVAVAARGRIT